A genomic region of Thermoanaerobaculia bacterium contains the following coding sequences:
- the accB gene encoding acetyl-CoA carboxylase biotin carboxyl carrier protein, whose product MTYDQIKELIQIVSERHLHELEIERSGFRLKITGAAPAGAPVEYRVTAAPAAPLAMAYAPPGGVEAPGAAGPGSAPTAAAEAAPHLIASPIVGTFYSSPSPTADPFVRVGDRVRKGQVLCIVEAMKLMNEIECDVDGIVVDIHPRNAQPVEFGEPLFGIRLE is encoded by the coding sequence CTGACCTACGACCAGATCAAAGAGCTGATTCAGATCGTTTCGGAGCGCCACCTGCACGAGCTCGAGATCGAGCGCAGTGGCTTCCGGTTGAAGATCACCGGTGCGGCACCCGCTGGCGCGCCGGTCGAGTATCGCGTCACGGCGGCGCCGGCCGCGCCGTTGGCGATGGCGTATGCGCCGCCCGGCGGCGTGGAGGCGCCCGGCGCCGCCGGACCGGGCTCCGCCCCGACGGCGGCCGCCGAGGCCGCGCCGCATCTCATTGCCTCGCCGATCGTGGGGACGTTCTACAGCTCACCCAGCCCCACCGCGGATCCGTTCGTGCGGGTCGGCGACCGGGTTCGCAAGGGCCAGGTGTTGTGCATCGTCGAGGCGATGAAGCTGATGAACGAGATCGAGTGCGATGTCGACGGCATCGTCGTCGACATCCACCCGCGGAATGCGCAACCGGTGGAGTTCGGCGAGCCCTTGTTCGGAATCCGGCTCGAGTAG